Proteins from a single region of Rhodovibrio salinarum DSM 9154:
- a CDS encoding SbcC/MukB-like Walker B domain-containing protein, with protein MHKLERISLHNWSMIDAEDIEIDGATCFIGPTGAGKSSIVDAIQTVITGNNQRRLKLNAAVEGRDRRNVRDYCLGMIDDLPRNLAHKDNPDGLRAHCESTLVLTFRDTETAVPTAVGLMLRANIDDRDARETARFIADGLSFRLSDYITEGEDGRQRVLAHSETLDRMGRGRNVYLTTHNTSAIRFVEEYLRTMRRRGAQPDPDQFLTAFRNMVAFEPVDDATKFVRRYVLPYERLDVEHIRNTIEHWRGLNQLVDNLEAEIGELHQLQKRYNAWGEATVEQNTQAFLAAHAERRRLDEDLAAKDAAYRETEEKLRAEEQAQSNHEAAIQRAQDELDQQRTYQSNSPEAAKRKSAEDRIDRARRDIGDVQGRIARRAQDVGRIANLEQLKDYLAQRYVPAIEAARAVAKAATGSDGPDGTEVDRLERQALDVLNAYDPLDRQREATERDLAEAKREQETLQAQIDSAGGQAFLTPEVAEFRRTLEDHGITVTPLPDICEITDETWAQAAEQILGPHREALIVEDGRTREAFDILYRNRGRFHTCRLVAAERLRRNPPRVRDGAVAEVVTTDHDIARAFIDQHLGNVIRVTHEAELERHERAIMPNGKMQGGAALRVYKDLQPILGKTAQENALRAARERVDTLSGRIYTLRRTQKLLKSGINTLTRLADDPENPGAGAAPQLADLLRELDTAEGELSSAQTAYDNVDDPELRRIGEEIKRLQKEIKAYQAELEETVKPNIKGYYKTLNQLSSERGRFEEQRSKRLEQEQTAEAKESELAKLIHQLEAPETIAQARQLLETRLFHHPGQERATLATVRDEADRQADDARTRIKQRRDRADRDFRKYYETYRGNNPLETDYDDPVERLVWIIREAHKLERDELNPYREQVREARAEIERALREDLLTKLADKFQKVESQKNVLNRRLRKRTFNGMTYWFSHATDPNLSKLYHIAKRIAEQPDRGASIVDNTEHDPEIAEAMEQVEAILSRDEDTSYLEDYRNYFTFELWMQPEHGGDPIPWSKRSQTASGGQRQAPFYVAIAASMAAAYYPHSRQDRPEGMGLVLFDEAFNRLDVPTTQKLMSFFESLSLQVLAAAPEAQRPTFLEVADTLVSVNKRPNTAQMRIQSKGVQQHARDSIARANPQHLGVEGFRQPQDGATQASTDDARVDEAGEPAGTADRAAPQDTAAE; from the coding sequence ATGCACAAGCTCGAGCGCATCTCCCTGCACAACTGGAGCATGATCGACGCCGAGGACATCGAGATCGACGGCGCGACCTGTTTCATCGGGCCGACCGGGGCGGGCAAGTCTTCCATCGTCGACGCCATCCAGACGGTCATCACGGGCAACAACCAGCGCCGGCTCAAACTGAACGCCGCCGTCGAGGGGCGCGACCGGCGCAACGTCCGGGACTACTGCCTGGGGATGATCGACGACCTGCCGCGGAACCTCGCGCACAAGGACAACCCGGACGGCCTCCGGGCGCACTGCGAGAGCACGCTGGTCCTGACGTTCCGGGACACGGAGACGGCCGTGCCGACGGCCGTCGGCCTGATGCTCCGCGCCAACATCGACGACCGCGACGCACGCGAGACGGCGCGCTTCATCGCCGACGGCCTCAGTTTCCGGCTGAGCGACTACATCACCGAGGGCGAAGACGGTCGGCAGAGGGTTCTCGCCCACAGCGAGACCCTCGACCGGATGGGACGGGGGCGCAACGTCTACCTGACAACCCACAACACCTCGGCGATCCGCTTCGTCGAGGAGTACCTGCGCACCATGCGCCGGCGCGGCGCCCAGCCGGACCCGGACCAGTTCCTCACAGCGTTCAGGAACATGGTGGCTTTCGAACCCGTGGACGATGCCACCAAGTTCGTGCGCCGCTACGTGCTGCCGTACGAGCGCCTCGACGTCGAGCACATCCGCAACACGATCGAGCACTGGCGCGGACTCAACCAGCTGGTCGACAACCTCGAGGCGGAGATCGGCGAGCTACACCAGCTGCAGAAGCGCTACAACGCCTGGGGCGAGGCGACCGTCGAGCAGAACACCCAGGCCTTCTTGGCCGCCCACGCTGAGCGACGCCGGCTGGACGAGGACCTGGCCGCCAAGGATGCCGCCTACCGGGAAACGGAGGAGAAGCTGCGCGCCGAGGAGCAGGCGCAGAGCAACCACGAGGCAGCGATCCAGCGCGCCCAGGATGAGCTCGACCAACAGCGGACCTACCAGTCCAACAGCCCCGAGGCCGCCAAGCGGAAGAGCGCGGAGGACCGGATCGACCGGGCCCGGCGGGATATCGGCGACGTCCAGGGCCGGATCGCCCGGCGCGCCCAGGACGTCGGCCGCATCGCGAACCTGGAGCAGCTCAAGGACTACCTGGCGCAGCGCTATGTGCCCGCGATCGAGGCGGCGCGCGCGGTGGCCAAGGCGGCCACGGGCTCCGACGGGCCGGACGGAACGGAAGTCGACCGGCTCGAACGCCAGGCCTTGGACGTGCTGAACGCCTACGACCCGCTCGACCGTCAGCGGGAGGCTACAGAGCGCGATCTCGCCGAGGCGAAGCGCGAGCAGGAGACACTGCAGGCCCAGATCGACAGTGCCGGCGGGCAGGCCTTCCTGACCCCGGAAGTCGCCGAGTTCCGGCGAACGCTCGAGGATCATGGCATCACGGTGACACCGCTGCCCGACATCTGCGAGATCACCGACGAGACCTGGGCGCAAGCCGCCGAACAGATCCTGGGCCCGCACCGGGAAGCGCTGATTGTCGAGGACGGCCGGACCCGCGAGGCGTTCGACATCCTGTACCGGAACCGCGGGCGGTTCCACACCTGCCGGTTGGTCGCCGCCGAGCGCCTCCGGCGCAACCCGCCGCGCGTGCGCGACGGCGCCGTGGCCGAGGTCGTGACGACCGACCACGACATCGCCCGGGCGTTCATCGACCAGCACCTCGGCAACGTCATCCGGGTGACGCACGAGGCAGAGCTGGAACGCCACGAGCGCGCCATCATGCCCAATGGCAAGATGCAGGGCGGCGCGGCGCTCCGGGTCTACAAGGATCTTCAGCCCATCCTGGGCAAGACCGCCCAGGAGAACGCCTTGCGGGCGGCGCGGGAGCGCGTGGACACGTTGTCGGGCCGGATCTACACGCTCCGTCGCACCCAGAAGCTGCTCAAGAGCGGTATCAACACCCTCACCCGCCTGGCGGACGATCCGGAGAATCCCGGCGCAGGCGCGGCACCTCAGCTGGCGGATCTACTGCGCGAGCTGGATACGGCAGAGGGCGAGCTGAGTTCCGCCCAGACCGCCTATGACAACGTCGACGACCCCGAGCTCCGCCGTATCGGCGAGGAGATCAAGCGTCTTCAGAAGGAGATCAAGGCCTACCAGGCCGAGCTGGAGGAGACGGTCAAGCCCAACATCAAGGGCTACTACAAGACCCTCAACCAGCTGTCGAGCGAACGCGGCCGCTTCGAGGAACAGCGCAGCAAGCGGCTCGAACAGGAGCAGACAGCCGAGGCCAAGGAGAGCGAGCTGGCGAAACTGATCCATCAGCTCGAGGCGCCGGAGACGATTGCGCAGGCGCGCCAGCTGCTGGAAACGCGGCTGTTCCACCACCCGGGTCAGGAGCGGGCGACGCTCGCCACTGTCCGGGACGAGGCCGACCGGCAGGCCGACGACGCGCGCACCCGGATCAAGCAACGCCGCGACCGTGCGGACCGGGATTTCCGGAAGTATTACGAGACATACCGCGGCAACAACCCGCTGGAGACGGACTACGACGATCCCGTCGAACGGCTCGTCTGGATCATCCGGGAGGCCCACAAGCTGGAGCGCGACGAGCTCAACCCTTACCGGGAGCAGGTGCGCGAGGCGCGTGCGGAGATCGAGCGCGCCCTACGCGAAGACCTACTGACCAAGCTGGCGGACAAGTTCCAGAAGGTGGAGAGCCAGAAAAACGTCCTGAACCGGCGCCTGCGCAAGCGGACGTTCAACGGCATGACCTACTGGTTCAGCCACGCCACCGACCCGAACCTCTCCAAGCTGTACCATATCGCCAAGCGCATCGCGGAACAGCCCGACCGCGGGGCGAGCATCGTCGACAACACCGAGCACGACCCTGAAATCGCCGAGGCTATGGAGCAGGTCGAGGCAATCCTCAGCCGGGACGAGGACACCTCGTACCTGGAGGACTACCGCAACTACTTCACCTTCGAGCTCTGGATGCAGCCCGAGCACGGCGGCGATCCGATCCCGTGGAGCAAGCGCAGCCAGACCGCCTCGGGCGGTCAGCGGCAGGCGCCTTTCTACGTCGCCATCGCGGCCTCCATGGCGGCGGCATACTACCCGCACAGCCGCCAGGACCGCCCCGAGGGCATGGGGCTCGTGCTGTTCGACGAGGCGTTCAACCGCTTGGACGTGCCCACGACGCAGAAACTGATGAGCTTCTTCGAGAGCCTGAGCCTGCAGGTCCTCGCCGCCGCGCCCGAAGCCCAGCGGCCGACCTTCTTGGAGGTTGCCGATACACTGGTCTCCGTGAACAAGCGGCCGAACACCGCGCAGATGCGCATCCAGTCGAAAGGGGTGCAGCAGCACGCGCGCGACAGCATCGCGCGGGCCAACCCGCAGCATCTCGGTGTCGAGGGCTTCCGTCAGCCACAGGATGGCGCCACGCAGGCCTCGACCGACGACGCCCGGGTGGATGAGGCCGGCGAGCCGGCCGGAACAGCCGATCGGGCCGCGCCCCAGGACACCGCCGCGGAGTAG